The following are encoded together in the Lathyrus oleraceus cultivar Zhongwan6 chromosome 3, CAAS_Psat_ZW6_1.0, whole genome shotgun sequence genome:
- the LOC127129119 gene encoding blue copper protein 1a: MALHRVTFIAISMVLLSSIAMATDHIVGDDKGWTVDFNYTQWAQDKVFRVGDNLVFNYDNTKHNIFKVNGTLFQNCTFPPENEAISTGKDVILLKTEGRKWYICGKANHCVARQMKLVITVLADGAPAPSPPPSSDAHSTVSFVFGIVMAAIVAMATIFA; this comes from the exons ATGGCTCTTCATCGTGTTACATTCATTGCAATTTCCATGGTTTTGCTTTCTTCAATTGCTATGGCAACTGATCACATTGTAGGTGATGACAAAGGTTGGACAGTTGATTTTAACTACACTCAATGGGCTCAAGACAAAGTTTTTCGTGTCGGCGACAACCTTG TGTTCAATTATGACAATACAAAGCACAACATCTTCAAAGTAAATGGTACACTCTTTCAAAACTGCACTTTTCCACCTGAAAATGAAGCAATTTCGACCGGAAAAGATGTTATTCTATTGAAAACTGAAGGAAGAAAATGGTATATTTGTGGAAAAGCTAATCATTGTGTTGCACGTCAAATGAAGCTTGTCATCACTGTTCTTGCAGACGGTGCACCTGCTCCTTCCCCTCCTCCGTCTTCCGATGCTCACTCTACTGTATCATTCGTGTTTGGGATCGTCATGGCTGCTATAGTGGCCATGGCAACCATTTTTGCTTAA